TCCATCCTTTGCTCTTCGCCAGTTTCAGCAGCCTTCCGTCGGGACATACCGCAACTGCCGATCCGCACTGCCTCATGACGAATCTGTCTGCCCAGGAATCTCCTACCGCAATACAGTTATCGCGATTAATTCCTTCTTTCTCGCATATCTGTTTCATCAGTATGGCCTTGTTCCGCCCCCAGGGACGTAATCCTGTGAGATTTCCACTGAACCTGTTATCAATGATTTCAGGAATGCTGGCAAAAATAAGATCCGCTGAAAGCTCCTCTGCGATAACCCCCGCTATGTATTCCAGGGAAGCGGACAGGATTACGATTCTGCTGCCCGCTTCGCTCAATTCCCTAATAAATGCGGCTGTCCAGCTGTGCAGTCTGTTCCTGGCAAGTTCTTCTGCCAGTTTCCTCGCCTCGGTTTTCACTGTCTCAGGGGAAATATCCAACAGATATGTTCTGTTCCACCCTTTTCCTTCTCGAAGTGTCCGGATAGGGTGAAGCGCATAGGAAAGCAAAAATCGAAGTAAGCCATGCAGAGACAGTATTCGTTTTTTCAGCAGACGTTTGAGAAAAAGTTTTTCGGACGATATGGAAAGCAGAGTACCATCCAGATCAACAAAACACATCTCTGGAACTGCACTACCGGGAACCTTTATCTGCTTATTCGCTGTGTTACACAAGCGGCGGCGCTATCCTCACTCCTCGACCGGAGCCAGGCGTATTATCGAATACAGCAGTAATATGAACAAGAATTCCAGGATACATCCTGGGAAATTCCCCATGGAACAGTGTATGAGCCATATTGGTGTATTTAACTATATCTAATGCATAGTCACTTGCTTCTGAATCATTTGGAGCAACAAGTTGTCCGATTCCTCTGACTTCGTATGATTTGCTGTCAAGAAATACGAGTGAGGTTGTTGGTCTTTCCATCAGATTCAGAAATGTGTGCGTTTCAAACTCAGGTGTACTGTAAAGCTCCAGTGAAATCATTTTTGTCAGATCAAAATTATCCGCATCCGAGTAGAGATTAACCAGGAAATTGAGTCTTGGCCCCATTCCTCCGGATAACAGGTCTTCCATTTCCTCCAGAAGATCCTTTATGATTTCTCTTCTAGGACAGAGTCCCATTCCTTTGAAAGCGTTATTTATTTCCAGTCTGCTGTCAGCACGCTCCGCTCCCCATGTCGCCATCGCGGCGTTATGCGGTCCCGCCAGAGAAGGAGGTGATCCTCCCTCGCCCCTGAACATGAGAGATATACTCTCAAGGACATCAAGGCGGGCGGAAAGATTCCAGTCCATGAACTGCTGCGGGAGTTCGATTGTCCGGAATTCATCCCATCTGCCATCAAGATAGGCTCTGATAATTCCTGAAGCCTCCCCGGAAGCGTCTACTTTTGTCTGATGAAACGTTCCTTCTGTCCAGAATTCATCCATTCCCTGTTCCCATTCCCCGGCAAGTGCTCTGCCTGCTATAGATGAAAATAGCAGAGCTCCACCCAGTTTGCCTGTTTTACTCAGAAATTGTCTTCTGTTGAGTTTCTCTCCTGATTTCTCTTTTTCAGCCAAGATAAGCCCTCCTTAATTTCACAATCCTACTCTAACCAAGAGCTATCGAAGTGTATTATCTTCTGCAATTGATGCACAGGAGGAAGATTGTCCAAAATAGCTGATGCCGCAAGGGCAGAAAAATATGATATCCTGACCGATCTCTGGTTTGAATCTCTCTCAGAGGAAATCTCTGTTGAGGAAATGATCACGGTTTTTTCTGTTCTGAAGCAGAACAATAAGGACACTCTTGCCAGGGAACTGCTTGATCTGACAATCGAGGAGATGGAGATCAGCGGGACTGATAAGATATCAGATCTGCTCAGAAAATCCGCTTATATTTTCAGTCAATCCGAATCCCTCAGAAAAGCACTGATAGAATCTCTCAGAGACGAGTATCTCATGTTCCAGCCTCTGGAGAATTTTCTGAAATTAAGCGGTCTGGCAGTGAAGGACGCTCAAGTTGATATCTCATGGAAGAAGTTCCGGAATCTTATGCACTACAGGGAAGGTGAATATCTTTTTCATCATATATTCGGTCCTGGGCGCATTATCAGGATAAGTAGAACTTTCATCACTATCGATTTTCAGAAATCAGCTAATCATGACATGAAGCTGGATGTTGCGCTTGATTCAACCATTCCTCTTGAGCCTGATTCTCTAACCGTCTTGAGATGGTGTGATCCGTCTGGCTTTCTTCATCTCTTCGACAACTCTCCGGCAGAGTTTCTGAAGAGGCTTTTCCAGGAACCGTTCGGAAATCCGCAGGAAATAACTCTTCAGGACCTGACTCCTGTTTTTAAGGATTCTGAAATCAAGAATACAGAAGCATGGAAGCGTATGAGGAAAGCAGCATCTGTTACGCCGGGCTTCGTTGATCTCGGAGAACGTATTGTACTCAGGAATGAAACTATCAAAGAGTATGACCAGATTCGCAGTATCATCAATCGCAGAAAATGTCCCGTCTCGGACAAGACAAGAGAAATCCAGGCCCTCCTGAAATCATCAGGAGCAGTCAACTCCGTCATGGTTGCTGATCTGCTTGCTGATGTGAAAGAAATTTCCAGCCCGGAAACAGGTTCTCTTTTCGAACTGTCATGGACACTTACCGGGAACGGTAAAGCAGATGATTTCATGGAAATTGCTTCGAATTATATTGAAAAGACCTCTGCAAGGGGTTTGAGAGCTGTCTCCGAAATTCATTCACCATCCTGCAGAAAATTGTACCTCGAACTCTTTCTCTCGGGCAAAGCAGACCGGAGCGAAAAACTCCGGCTTATGATGAAGCTGAAAAGATCGCCCTGGGAACATTGCGTAAAACTCCTCGAGAAAGCTGATCCTGAACTGCTGAACGAATGCATCGGGTCTTTTCTGTCTGATCCTTCTGAAACAGACCGGTTTCTCTGGGCTCTCTGTTTTCTGGCTACACATGAAGGTTTTGATGAAACACCTTTCGATGAAAAACAGATTAAGCTGTTCATGGACTATCTTATCTTCGCCAAAGCGGATACCCAGAAAAAAGTAATTGTTCTTCTCATGGGTTCCCTGAAAGAGAAACTGAATGGATACCTGTCTTCAATTGATACACGAAAATTAAGTGATTATCTCGATTGTTTCGATAGCAGTTCCATCATTCACCGTTTCGGTCTGTTTCTTGCAATCGGAAGAGAGATTTCGCGAAGGAAAGAAACGGGAGCCATTAAATCGTTGAAACAGCACTTCTGGGAGTCTGATTCACTCTTTTCCAGTAAAAAAGCTATCGACAAACGAAAGGCGGATATCCTCCATTTGAAGAGGGTTGACATTCCTGCTGCTGCGGATGCTATAGGGGAGGCCGCGTCCCATGGAGATCTTTCAGAGAACGCGGAATATGCTGCCGCAATAGAGAAGCGGGATCTGCTTCTTGACAGGCTTCGAAGATGGAACGAAGAGCTTGATAAGTACCAGGTTTATCCTGCATCGGAGATAAGCGCTTCGATTGTTTCCCCTGGAATAAAAGTTGTGCTTGAAAGCTCAGTGGATTCGAACTCCAGACGTGTGTTTGATATTGTGGGACCGCTGGACGCTGATCCGGAAAAAGGGAAAATCAATTACAGGGCTCCCCTTGGGAAAACAGTTCTCGGAAAATCACAGGGAGATACCGTCATGCTTCCTGGAACCGGTGATGAAAAGTGGAGGATAGTCTCCCTGGATATACTGGAGGATCTTTAAGAAGATGATCTGCCAGAAATGCGGTACTGAACATCATTCTGAGACCATTGGATTCAAAGCTTATTGCGAAAGCTGTGGAAGCTATCTCCACACATGTATTCAGTGCAGTATCTACGACCATAAAGCTGAAAAATGCCGTTCTCTGACTACTGAAGCCGTGCGGGACAGAGGGGGTATTAATTTCTGCGAGGAGTACATGCCTGAATACCGGTCTCCTTCTTCTCTGTCTAACGACACCTCAGACGCAAAGGACAGTTTCAATAAACTATTTGGAGATCCGGATCACAAACTGAAGCAGAAGCGAAAAGAAATTGATTAAATTGTTATCCGGGAAATGTCATCTCGGGCTTCGAGGATCAATTCTGCTGCTTTTACTGACCGCATGTTACCTGATGATTTGCCTGCACTATCCGAAAGCTCTACGGTTCGCCATTGTGGGTACGATCCTTGGCGGGATTTTTATCGTTATGAAACCGCGACCTGCATTCTGGCTGCCCTTTTTACCTCTGGTCTTCCTTCTGGGGGGGGGAACCATATCTGTGGGAGTATTTAACCCCTCTGTTCTGACTCTGGCAGTATTCGGTTTCTTCTGTTTCTACATTGTGGACAAAGTTGCGTGGAACGAACCTCTTCCTCGCTTTTCCTTTGCGGTAAAGCTGGTTTTCATAGCACTGGTTCTTCAGATAATCAGTGTAGCAATCTCCGTGCAGATACATGGCCAATACTTACCGAATGCAGTAAGAGAGGGAAGCAGTGTATTTCTTTTCATGCCGCTGATTTTCATGGTTCCCGATCTCTGCCGTACTGAGGAAAATCTTCTCCGGCTGTTGCGAGGCCTTGTTCTGACCCTTCTACTGGCGGGAGCTGCCGGGATTGTTGAATACATGTCAATTCCGGGCTTTTCAAGGGTGGACATATCCATCGGATATCTGTACAAAGGCAGAGTGTCATCTTTCCTGGGTAATGCAAACGTTTTTGCAGGATACCTGGAGCTGGCGATTCCCGTAGCGGTAGCGCTCGGACTCTGGGAAAAATCAATAAAATGGCGGGTTACCGCTCTGATAGCTGCTCTTCTGGGAATTCTGTCTGTTTTGTTCACTTTTTCCAGAGGAGGGCTTTTCTCTATGGCGGTCGGAGTCGGAGCTGTGCTTATCTATCAATTCAGAAAACGTCTGTGGATACCTGTCCTGATAAGTATTCTCTTTGTTGGATTTCTTGTGAAGAACGCGGATGTATTTGAACGTCAAATGAGTTTCTTCATGAATCCCGGAGAATTGATTAACCAGCCCACTCTTCTTCACCGACATGTTACTTACAGGGGTTTATGGAATCAATTCCTCGATTCACCTGTTACAGGTGTCGGCTGGGGAGCAGAAGAATTTTTCTGGGGAAATACAAGAATCTACAGCTTCTGGGAGATAAGACATTCTGTAAGCACCGAATCCATCAGTCACTTCGGAGGACTCAACAGCCTTTTCCTGACTCATGCAGTTCGGGGAGGATTGATTTCACTGAGTTCATTATGCCTGATCATCCTCGCTGTGATATCTGCCTCACTCAAAGCTATCAGGAAAGCTCCTTTCCCATGGGGTATCGGTCTAAGCGCCGGGCTTCTGGGATTCGGAATACACCAGATTATGGATAATTTCCTCTGCTGGCCGCAGACAAGCAGTTTCTTCTGGCTTTATATCGGCATTCTGCTTGCATCGATATCCGTTTTCAGCAGAACGGGGAATACTGCGTGAAAGTACTTGTCGCAACCTACCATACACTCCCGGGATACTCAGGCGGATGGACAACTCCTCTTGATCTCCTGGAGAAGGATCATGATGTCAGATACGTAGCCGCAAGAGGCTTCGGTGGTCACTATGAACTGGAAGGTATCCCTGTTCATGGACTTCGGATGATTTTCAGGAATAATTCCGTATCCGGTCTAAAGGGCAGGCTCTCGAAAAAAGTATCCGAAATTGCTTTTGGTCTTACTATCATGAGGGAGTTCAGAGTATTCCAGCCGGATTTCGTGCTATGCCTGGATATGCTCTCCGCTCGAAGGTGTATCTCTCTGGGATTGCCTTATGCTCTCAGGATTCATACGCAGCCGATCACCACACCACCTGCGGAAATAGAACGTCTGCTGAATGGTGCTCTCTTCGCCACTCTCTGCCCCAGTGTCAGTATTCCGGGAGTTGAGGTTCTTCCCCATACGGAAGATCTTGATCGCTTCACATACATTGAACATCCGTCAGCGAAAGAAGTAGTGCTTGTCTCGTCTCTGGACAGCATTCGCCGCCCAATGCTTTTTATCGAAGGGGTTATGAAATCTTCTCTTAATGGTACAATCGCAGGAGATGGCCCTCTCAGGAAAGAAATAGAAAGAGCATGTGCTTCTTCCGGAGGAAAACTGACATATCACGAACCTGTTCTCCGCACCGAACTGCCCGCTTTTCTGAACCGTTTCCAGATAGGAGTTGCCTGTTACAGGAAGGTTCAGGAAATCTATCAGATGAAAGTTCCTGAATATCAGGCTTCAGGTATCTATCCTCTGGTTATGCCCTGGACCCATCTCGCGATCGAAGCTCCCGAACTTACAGGAATTTTTGAGACACCCGAAGAACTGGCTGCATGTATTGATGACACCGCGAAGCATTGGCATGAGACTCTTGATAGAAGGAGAAAAGGAAGAGATTTCGCTTTAAAATATTATCATGTTACTCATGCAAGACAGCGTTTCAGGGAAATCCTTGAAGAATCAGGGCTTATCTGACCGATTATTTTTAAGGGTCTTTATCTTTCGGAGTATCGTACGGGATACCTCTGATCCCAGAGAGATCATCAGGGCGATATATACCGTTGTTCCTGAAGCAAGATACAGAATCACTTTCCCTGATTTATCCACGAATCCGGCATGCAGGTCATACGGTGCTATCTGTTTCATAAGAAGCATAGTTCCCGCCATTGCTGCAACTCCGAGAAATATCTTCAGGTGTTCAACGGCAAGGTCTCTTCCCTGAATATTCCCTGTCTTCTTCCGAAGGAAATAGAGGAGCAGCACAACTTTCGCGGATGATGAAATCGTTGTGCCCAGAGCAAGTCCTCCAATTCCCAGCGGAGCAATAAGAATGAAATTGAGCAGGACATTCACTATCATTCCCCAAATACCTATAAGAACAGGTGTCATTGTATCCTTCAAAGCGAAAAACGCTCTTGATATAACAGAGCCGAAGCTGAAGGATGAAAGCCATGGCGCATAGAACATCAATGAATACGCAACCATGCGAGAATCACTTATACTGAATTCTCCTCTCTGGAACAGAAGAGAAACCAGGGGTACGGAAAGAACCATAAGAATTACAGATCCGGGAATCATCAGGGATGAGTTCCAGTTGAGAAGGCTTTTCAGTTCTTCTCTGAAAGATCCTGCATTTTTTCTTGCCGACAGGGATGAGAGGGAAACGTTAGCAAGCGTAGAAATTGGCAGCAGTAAAATGGAAAAAAGAATTTTAACTATTCTGTTGGCGTATTCAAGAGCTGTAACGCTGCTCTCTCTGAGAAATGATGCAAGAATCTTGTCAGCAACAGGGCCGAGAAACCCGAAAACAGTCCCGCCGATTATTGGAAGCGCCATCCTTATCTGCTTTGCGAAGTCCGGATCCACGGGATTCAGCTCTATGCGGTACGAGTGGTGAAGCCTCCATGTGATAATAAGAAGCACGACAAACATCCCGATGGAACCGGTGAGCACGGACAGCGGAAGAGCCATGATTCCGGCAGACCTGCTCAGAAGGAGTACTATTACCAGTGAAGTGCTGATTTCAACCACTCTTAGAATGGATGTCAGACCATAACGTTTCTCAGAGTTGCACAACCCCTGTAGAACGCCGCTGAGAGCACTGAGGACAAGGACGGGCAGCATTATTGAAAGCATGACGGAAGCAAGAGAAAGCGCTTCCTGATCCAGACCGGGTCCAACCGCAAAGACGAGATGTCTGCTTAGAAAGAACAATGCCCCGGAGAGGATCAATCCTGCAAGTCCGGTCCAGGTCAGTATTCTGTTGAGAAGAGTTTCAGCGGCCAGATCACCCTTCTGTTCTTTTACACTCAAGTAGATCGGGATGAATGTTGCGCCAATGGAATGTGATATAATCTCTCTCACAAGAACAGGAAATACCAGGGAAACAGCAAATGCGTCTGTCTTCCATGAAGTACCGAATACTCTCGCTATCTCCACCT
The Candidatus Aegiribacteria sp. genome window above contains:
- a CDS encoding HAD-IB family phosphatase, translating into MCNTANKQIKVPGSAVPEMCFVDLDGTLLSISSEKLFLKRLLKKRILSLHGLLRFLLSYALHPIRTLREGKGWNRTYLLDISPETVKTEARKLAEELARNRLHSWTAAFIRELSEAGSRIVILSASLEYIAGVIAEELSADLIFASIPEIIDNRFSGNLTGLRPWGRNKAILMKQICEKEGINRDNCIAVGDSWADRFVMRQCGSAVAVCPDGRLLKLAKSKGWKIIEGSHIRWA
- a CDS encoding GreA/GreB family elongation factor, which produces MSKIADAARAEKYDILTDLWFESLSEEISVEEMITVFSVLKQNNKDTLARELLDLTIEEMEISGTDKISDLLRKSAYIFSQSESLRKALIESLRDEYLMFQPLENFLKLSGLAVKDAQVDISWKKFRNLMHYREGEYLFHHIFGPGRIIRISRTFITIDFQKSANHDMKLDVALDSTIPLEPDSLTVLRWCDPSGFLHLFDNSPAEFLKRLFQEPFGNPQEITLQDLTPVFKDSEIKNTEAWKRMRKAASVTPGFVDLGERIVLRNETIKEYDQIRSIINRRKCPVSDKTREIQALLKSSGAVNSVMVADLLADVKEISSPETGSLFELSWTLTGNGKADDFMEIASNYIEKTSARGLRAVSEIHSPSCRKLYLELFLSGKADRSEKLRLMMKLKRSPWEHCVKLLEKADPELLNECIGSFLSDPSETDRFLWALCFLATHEGFDETPFDEKQIKLFMDYLIFAKADTQKKVIVLLMGSLKEKLNGYLSSIDTRKLSDYLDCFDSSSIIHRFGLFLAIGREISRRKETGAIKSLKQHFWESDSLFSSKKAIDKRKADILHLKRVDIPAAADAIGEAASHGDLSENAEYAAAIEKRDLLLDRLRRWNEELDKYQVYPASEISASIVSPGIKVVLESSVDSNSRRVFDIVGPLDADPEKGKINYRAPLGKTVLGKSQGDTVMLPGTGDEKWRIVSLDILEDL
- the murJ gene encoding murein biosynthesis integral membrane protein MurJ — protein: MSRKILKWFGSSKGRGSGFSLMSFGNFIAAVFTYLRQVEIARVFGTSWKTDAFAVSLVFPVLVREIISHSIGATFIPIYLSVKEQKGDLAAETLLNRILTWTGLAGLILSGALFFLSRHLVFAVGPGLDQEALSLASVMLSIMLPVLVLSALSGVLQGLCNSEKRYGLTSILRVVEISTSLVIVLLLSRSAGIMALPLSVLTGSIGMFVVLLIITWRLHHSYRIELNPVDPDFAKQIRMALPIIGGTVFGFLGPVADKILASFLRESSVTALEYANRIVKILFSILLLPISTLANVSLSSLSARKNAGSFREELKSLLNWNSSLMIPGSVILMVLSVPLVSLLFQRGEFSISDSRMVAYSLMFYAPWLSSFSFGSVISRAFFALKDTMTPVLIGIWGMIVNVLLNFILIAPLGIGGLALGTTISSSAKVVLLLYFLRKKTGNIQGRDLAVEHLKIFLGVAAMAGTMLLMKQIAPYDLHAGFVDKSGKVILYLASGTTVYIALMISLGSEVSRTILRKIKTLKNNRSDKP